The following are from one region of the Dreissena polymorpha isolate Duluth1 chromosome 2, UMN_Dpol_1.0, whole genome shotgun sequence genome:
- the LOC127866582 gene encoding caspase-7-like isoform X3: MDAGSDDSDKPVSHQGSIFKRLTSPFQNLFKREKLPSISWDPSDIYDFTHTNRGLMIIINNEHFKSHGPRPGTDVDVENLKSTFTDLGFDMQIHHNKTYKEMMKIFKSAAKRDHSQSDCFACIVLSHGDEVRMIDKHRPDQLERLDVIYATDGIMFTKDIIQQFSDLKVPSLANKPRLFFVQACRGSSLDSGVPLPVGDLDMPDGEMPRVEVSPCPLYKDSLIMYATPPDAVLLWLERLHHNMYNVNKME, encoded by the exons ATGGATGCAGGCAGTG ATGATTCGGACAAACCTGTCTCTCATCAGGGAAGTATTTTCAAGAGATTGACTAG TCCATTTCAGAACTTGTTTAAAAGAGAAAAATTGCCATCCATTTCCTGGGACCCATCAGATATTTATGATTTTACCCACACAAACCGGGGTCTGATGATTATCATTAACAATGAGCACTTCAAGAGCCATGGCCCCAGACCCGGGACTGATGTTGATGTTGAGAACCTGAAGTCCACATTTACAGATCTTGGATTTGATATGCAGATTCACCATAACAAGACTTACAAGGAAatgatgaaaatatttaaaagcg CTGCAAAGAGGGACCACAGTCAGTCAGACTGCTTTGCCTGCATTGTATTGTCTCATGGGGATGAGGTTCGAATGATTGACAAACACAGACCAGACCAGCTGGAGAGACTTGATGTCATCTATGCAACGGATGGCATTATGTTTACCAAAGACATTATTCAACAGTTCAGCGATTTAAAAGTTCCATCATTGGCAAACAAACCACGACTCTTCTTTGTACAG GCTTGCCGTGGGTCATCTCTAGACTCAGGTGTTCCCCTGCCCGTGGGTGACCTAGACATGCCTGATGGAGAGATGCCGAGGGTGGAGGTCTCACCCTGCCCTCTATACAAGGACAGTCTCATCATGTATGCTACACCTCCAG ATGCAGTATTATTATGGCTCGAACGGCTACATCACAACATGTACAATGTCAACAAGATGGAATAG
- the LOC127866577 gene encoding uncharacterized protein LOC127866577 isoform X4 — translation MSSLVGSQRSASLSEAQQRKVQVPLSDTGRSNVNNKWLCEDFPPLLDASGLREGGAHSFGSHHSIGRDEMPLAFSQDFDVAAGSQASSMSSFDIHPDTGVRPKVLKKQFDFVKANQSLLEEYPLAKKTKRVGSLTRQNIEKFLQDSDNSSVSSAIAYAYTPDDAPMYEKYAVTLEDIRKARGKSHGEWNEHMLYDRLQSSNCLEYNQPDHSYQNESAKPSDVPYFKNITYSQSTNHIIHLGQAMDQNINSPASLSNKKPHNALDLKRTSNIAHSDGYIERINCQGTTMEFFHDDVELPSNGSQFSNVSNVTNNSDISLEECPDWEALEDDIYMSDSPDEAVEVSEPHLASSETEQEEALFGNASSVIDENQVEKINDPFVDDFQEVYPTILLQNGENAHGIKEVTNVAETQDTIGNSSSADTTDLSDINSEVEQIAKRLNMKDDKSNIAKICSAITMASSLPAINTSKLRGSAVAVEGEDVHSSDMEGFERVVNHKKKAHKKQKSTPIKKAPVAKENSIWRLYGRDVVQVDGLPSDVDLTHLHSLVNGFGVIKDSQVRTLNSMISVRYKLVNEEACEFCAQCLHNSECIVPGSNTTGSNCVISCQHLDV, via the exons ATGTCAAGTCTTGTTGGTAGCCAGAGGTCAGCATCCCTCTCTGAAGCGCAGCAAAGAAAAGTGCAA GTACCTCTAAGTGATACAGGGCGGTCAAATGTCAACAACAAATGGCTTTGTGAGGATTTTCCACCTTTATTAG ATGCAAGTGGTCTCAGGGAGGGGGGTGCCCATAGTTTTGGAAGTCACCATTCTATTGGACGAGATGAGATGCCTTTAGCTTTTTCTCAGGACTTTGATGTGGCAGCTGGCAGCCAAGCCAgtagcatgtcaagttttgataTCCATCCAGATACTGGTGTGAGACCAAAagtgttaaaaaaacaatttgattttgtAAAAGCAAATCAGTCCTTATTAGAAGAATATCCACTAGCAAAAAAGACCAAAAGAGTCGGGAGTCTTACTAGACAAAACATTGAGAAGTTCTTACAAGACAGTGACAATAGTAGTGTCTCATCAGCGATAGCCTATGCTTATACACCAGATGATGCCCCCATGTATGAGAAATATGCAGTAACGCTGGAGGACATTCGAAAAGCAAGGGGAAAAAGTCATGGAGAATGGAATGAACATATGCTGTATGATAGATTACAGTCTAGTAATTGTTTGGAGTATAACCAGCCAGATCATAGTTATCAAAATGAAAGTGCCAAACCCTCTGATGTTCCATATTTTAAGAATATCACTTACTCACAGTCAACAAATCATATCATTCACCTTGGACAAGCCATGGATCAGAACATCAATTCCCCTGCTTCTTTGTCAAATAAAAAGCCTCACAATGCCCTTGATTTGAAAAGGACTTCTAATATTGCTCACAGTGACGGTTACATTGAAAGAATCAATTGCCAAGGTACTACAATGGAATTCTTCCACGATGATGTTGAACTACCGTCCAATGGCAGTCAGTTCTCTAATGTTTCCAATGTTACCAATAACAGTGATATTTCTCTGGAGGAGTGTCCAGACTGGGAGGCTCTTGAGGATGACATCTACATGTCTGACTCGCCTGATGAAGCCGTGGAAGTATCTGAACCACATCTTGCATCATCTGAAACAGAACAAGAAGAAGCTTTGTTTGGTAATGCTTCAAGTGTCATCGATGAAAATCAGGTTGAAAAAATCAATGATCCATTTGTAGATGATTTTCAAGAGGTTTATCCTACTATTTTGCTTCAAAATGGTGAAAATGCTCATGGAATTAAAGAAGTTACAAATGTGGCTGAAACTCAAGATACGATAGGCAACAGTAGTTCTGCTGACACTACAGATTTGAGTGATATTAATTCGGAGGTGGAACAAATCGCCAAAAGGCTCAATATGAAGGATGATAAAAGCAATATTGCCAAAATATGCAGCGCAATAACTATGGCATCAAGTTTACCAGCCATCAACACCAGTAAACTGCGGGGTAGTGCAGTGGCGGTAGAAGGTGAGGATGTCCATAGCTCAGATATGGAAGGCTTTGAAAGAGTGGTCAACCACAAGAAGAAAGCTCACAAGAAGCAGAAAAGTACTCCAATAAAAAAGGCTCCTGTTGCCAAAGAAAACTCAATATGGAGGCTCTATGGACGGGATGTTGTGCAG GTTGATGGGTTGCCTAGCGATGTAGACTTAACACACCTGCACTCACTGGTCAATGGGTTTGGTGTGATCAAGGACAGCCAAGTGAGGACCTTGAATTCCATGATCTCAGTTAGATACAA GTTGGTGAATGAAGAAGCCTGTGAATTCTGCGCCCAATGTTTGCACAACTCAGAATGTATAGTACCAG GCTCTAACACAACAG GAAGTAATTGTGTGATATCGTGCCAGCACTTAGatgtttga
- the LOC127866577 gene encoding uncharacterized protein LOC127866577 isoform X2 has translation MAEDVCRWSSLAPGVPLLVGDEAMSDVEMPDMEFEQAEETLCCCHGRRRVDVVAKSHRTVPRLPLVAMVRRMEVKSGKPGRGRAQLRREQMSSLVGSQRSASLSEAQQRKVQVPLSDTGRSNVNNKWLCEDFPPLLDASGLREGGAHSFGSHHSIGRDEMPLAFSQDFDVAAGSQASSMSSFDIHPDTGVRPKVLKKQFDFVKANQSLLEEYPLAKKTKRVGSLTRQNIEKFLQDSDNSSVSSAIAYAYTPDDAPMYEKYAVTLEDIRKARGKSHGEWNEHMLYDRLQSSNCLEYNQPDHSYQNESAKPSDVPYFKNITYSQSTNHIIHLGQAMDQNINSPASLSNKKPHNALDLKRTSNIAHSDGYIERINCQGTTMEFFHDDVELPSNGSQFSNVSNVTNNSDISLEECPDWEALEDDIYMSDSPDEAVEVSEPHLASSETEQEEALFGNASSVIDENQVEKINDPFVDDFQEVYPTILLQNGENAHGIKEVTNVAETQDTIGNSSSADTTDLSDINSEVEQIAKRLNMKDDKSNIAKICSAITMASSLPAINTSKLRGSAVAVEGEDVHSSDMEGFERVVNHKKKAHKKQKSTPIKKAPVAKENSIWRLYGRDVVQVDGLPSDVDLTHLHSLVNGFGVIKDSQVRTLNSMISVRYKLVNEEACEFCAQCLHNSECIVPGSNTTGSNCVISCQHLDV, from the exons ATGGCAGAAGAT GTTTGCCGTTGGTCATCTCTAGCCCCAGGTGTTCCCCTGCTTGTGGGTGATGAAGCTATGTCTGATGTAGAGATGCCTGATATGGAG TTTGAGCAAGCGGAAGAGACTCTTTGTTGTTGCCATGGACGAAGACGCGTGGATGTAGTTGCAAAAAGTCACAGAACTGTGCCCAGGCTTCCATTGGTAGCTATGGTCAGAAGGATGGAG GTGAAGAGTGGCAAGCCAGGTCGGGGTCGTGCACAATTAAGGAGGGAGCAGATGTCAAGTCTTGTTGGTAGCCAGAGGTCAGCATCCCTCTCTGAAGCGCAGCAAAGAAAAGTGCAA GTACCTCTAAGTGATACAGGGCGGTCAAATGTCAACAACAAATGGCTTTGTGAGGATTTTCCACCTTTATTAG ATGCAAGTGGTCTCAGGGAGGGGGGTGCCCATAGTTTTGGAAGTCACCATTCTATTGGACGAGATGAGATGCCTTTAGCTTTTTCTCAGGACTTTGATGTGGCAGCTGGCAGCCAAGCCAgtagcatgtcaagttttgataTCCATCCAGATACTGGTGTGAGACCAAAagtgttaaaaaaacaatttgattttgtAAAAGCAAATCAGTCCTTATTAGAAGAATATCCACTAGCAAAAAAGACCAAAAGAGTCGGGAGTCTTACTAGACAAAACATTGAGAAGTTCTTACAAGACAGTGACAATAGTAGTGTCTCATCAGCGATAGCCTATGCTTATACACCAGATGATGCCCCCATGTATGAGAAATATGCAGTAACGCTGGAGGACATTCGAAAAGCAAGGGGAAAAAGTCATGGAGAATGGAATGAACATATGCTGTATGATAGATTACAGTCTAGTAATTGTTTGGAGTATAACCAGCCAGATCATAGTTATCAAAATGAAAGTGCCAAACCCTCTGATGTTCCATATTTTAAGAATATCACTTACTCACAGTCAACAAATCATATCATTCACCTTGGACAAGCCATGGATCAGAACATCAATTCCCCTGCTTCTTTGTCAAATAAAAAGCCTCACAATGCCCTTGATTTGAAAAGGACTTCTAATATTGCTCACAGTGACGGTTACATTGAAAGAATCAATTGCCAAGGTACTACAATGGAATTCTTCCACGATGATGTTGAACTACCGTCCAATGGCAGTCAGTTCTCTAATGTTTCCAATGTTACCAATAACAGTGATATTTCTCTGGAGGAGTGTCCAGACTGGGAGGCTCTTGAGGATGACATCTACATGTCTGACTCGCCTGATGAAGCCGTGGAAGTATCTGAACCACATCTTGCATCATCTGAAACAGAACAAGAAGAAGCTTTGTTTGGTAATGCTTCAAGTGTCATCGATGAAAATCAGGTTGAAAAAATCAATGATCCATTTGTAGATGATTTTCAAGAGGTTTATCCTACTATTTTGCTTCAAAATGGTGAAAATGCTCATGGAATTAAAGAAGTTACAAATGTGGCTGAAACTCAAGATACGATAGGCAACAGTAGTTCTGCTGACACTACAGATTTGAGTGATATTAATTCGGAGGTGGAACAAATCGCCAAAAGGCTCAATATGAAGGATGATAAAAGCAATATTGCCAAAATATGCAGCGCAATAACTATGGCATCAAGTTTACCAGCCATCAACACCAGTAAACTGCGGGGTAGTGCAGTGGCGGTAGAAGGTGAGGATGTCCATAGCTCAGATATGGAAGGCTTTGAAAGAGTGGTCAACCACAAGAAGAAAGCTCACAAGAAGCAGAAAAGTACTCCAATAAAAAAGGCTCCTGTTGCCAAAGAAAACTCAATATGGAGGCTCTATGGACGGGATGTTGTGCAG GTTGATGGGTTGCCTAGCGATGTAGACTTAACACACCTGCACTCACTGGTCAATGGGTTTGGTGTGATCAAGGACAGCCAAGTGAGGACCTTGAATTCCATGATCTCAGTTAGATACAA GTTGGTGAATGAAGAAGCCTGTGAATTCTGCGCCCAATGTTTGCACAACTCAGAATGTATAGTACCAG GCTCTAACACAACAG GAAGTAATTGTGTGATATCGTGCCAGCACTTAGatgtttga
- the LOC127866577 gene encoding uncharacterized protein LOC127866577 isoform X1 — translation MAEDVCRWSSLAPGVPLLVGDEAMSDVEMPDMELTQFEQAEETLCCCHGRRRVDVVAKSHRTVPRLPLVAMVRRMEVKSGKPGRGRAQLRREQMSSLVGSQRSASLSEAQQRKVQVPLSDTGRSNVNNKWLCEDFPPLLDASGLREGGAHSFGSHHSIGRDEMPLAFSQDFDVAAGSQASSMSSFDIHPDTGVRPKVLKKQFDFVKANQSLLEEYPLAKKTKRVGSLTRQNIEKFLQDSDNSSVSSAIAYAYTPDDAPMYEKYAVTLEDIRKARGKSHGEWNEHMLYDRLQSSNCLEYNQPDHSYQNESAKPSDVPYFKNITYSQSTNHIIHLGQAMDQNINSPASLSNKKPHNALDLKRTSNIAHSDGYIERINCQGTTMEFFHDDVELPSNGSQFSNVSNVTNNSDISLEECPDWEALEDDIYMSDSPDEAVEVSEPHLASSETEQEEALFGNASSVIDENQVEKINDPFVDDFQEVYPTILLQNGENAHGIKEVTNVAETQDTIGNSSSADTTDLSDINSEVEQIAKRLNMKDDKSNIAKICSAITMASSLPAINTSKLRGSAVAVEGEDVHSSDMEGFERVVNHKKKAHKKQKSTPIKKAPVAKENSIWRLYGRDVVQVDGLPSDVDLTHLHSLVNGFGVIKDSQVRTLNSMISVRYKLVNEEACEFCAQCLHNSECIVPGSNTTGSNCVISCQHLDV, via the exons ATGGCAGAAGAT GTTTGCCGTTGGTCATCTCTAGCCCCAGGTGTTCCCCTGCTTGTGGGTGATGAAGCTATGTCTGATGTAGAGATGCCTGATATGGAG tTAACACAGTTTGAGCAAGCGGAAGAGACTCTTTGTTGTTGCCATGGACGAAGACGCGTGGATGTAGTTGCAAAAAGTCACAGAACTGTGCCCAGGCTTCCATTGGTAGCTATGGTCAGAAGGATGGAG GTGAAGAGTGGCAAGCCAGGTCGGGGTCGTGCACAATTAAGGAGGGAGCAGATGTCAAGTCTTGTTGGTAGCCAGAGGTCAGCATCCCTCTCTGAAGCGCAGCAAAGAAAAGTGCAA GTACCTCTAAGTGATACAGGGCGGTCAAATGTCAACAACAAATGGCTTTGTGAGGATTTTCCACCTTTATTAG ATGCAAGTGGTCTCAGGGAGGGGGGTGCCCATAGTTTTGGAAGTCACCATTCTATTGGACGAGATGAGATGCCTTTAGCTTTTTCTCAGGACTTTGATGTGGCAGCTGGCAGCCAAGCCAgtagcatgtcaagttttgataTCCATCCAGATACTGGTGTGAGACCAAAagtgttaaaaaaacaatttgattttgtAAAAGCAAATCAGTCCTTATTAGAAGAATATCCACTAGCAAAAAAGACCAAAAGAGTCGGGAGTCTTACTAGACAAAACATTGAGAAGTTCTTACAAGACAGTGACAATAGTAGTGTCTCATCAGCGATAGCCTATGCTTATACACCAGATGATGCCCCCATGTATGAGAAATATGCAGTAACGCTGGAGGACATTCGAAAAGCAAGGGGAAAAAGTCATGGAGAATGGAATGAACATATGCTGTATGATAGATTACAGTCTAGTAATTGTTTGGAGTATAACCAGCCAGATCATAGTTATCAAAATGAAAGTGCCAAACCCTCTGATGTTCCATATTTTAAGAATATCACTTACTCACAGTCAACAAATCATATCATTCACCTTGGACAAGCCATGGATCAGAACATCAATTCCCCTGCTTCTTTGTCAAATAAAAAGCCTCACAATGCCCTTGATTTGAAAAGGACTTCTAATATTGCTCACAGTGACGGTTACATTGAAAGAATCAATTGCCAAGGTACTACAATGGAATTCTTCCACGATGATGTTGAACTACCGTCCAATGGCAGTCAGTTCTCTAATGTTTCCAATGTTACCAATAACAGTGATATTTCTCTGGAGGAGTGTCCAGACTGGGAGGCTCTTGAGGATGACATCTACATGTCTGACTCGCCTGATGAAGCCGTGGAAGTATCTGAACCACATCTTGCATCATCTGAAACAGAACAAGAAGAAGCTTTGTTTGGTAATGCTTCAAGTGTCATCGATGAAAATCAGGTTGAAAAAATCAATGATCCATTTGTAGATGATTTTCAAGAGGTTTATCCTACTATTTTGCTTCAAAATGGTGAAAATGCTCATGGAATTAAAGAAGTTACAAATGTGGCTGAAACTCAAGATACGATAGGCAACAGTAGTTCTGCTGACACTACAGATTTGAGTGATATTAATTCGGAGGTGGAACAAATCGCCAAAAGGCTCAATATGAAGGATGATAAAAGCAATATTGCCAAAATATGCAGCGCAATAACTATGGCATCAAGTTTACCAGCCATCAACACCAGTAAACTGCGGGGTAGTGCAGTGGCGGTAGAAGGTGAGGATGTCCATAGCTCAGATATGGAAGGCTTTGAAAGAGTGGTCAACCACAAGAAGAAAGCTCACAAGAAGCAGAAAAGTACTCCAATAAAAAAGGCTCCTGTTGCCAAAGAAAACTCAATATGGAGGCTCTATGGACGGGATGTTGTGCAG GTTGATGGGTTGCCTAGCGATGTAGACTTAACACACCTGCACTCACTGGTCAATGGGTTTGGTGTGATCAAGGACAGCCAAGTGAGGACCTTGAATTCCATGATCTCAGTTAGATACAA GTTGGTGAATGAAGAAGCCTGTGAATTCTGCGCCCAATGTTTGCACAACTCAGAATGTATAGTACCAG GCTCTAACACAACAG GAAGTAATTGTGTGATATCGTGCCAGCACTTAGatgtttga
- the LOC127866582 gene encoding caspase-7-like isoform X2: MIIINNEHFKSHGPRPGTDVDVENLKSTFTDLGFDMQIHHNKTYKEMMKIFKSAAKRDHSQSDCFACIVLSHGDEVRMIDKHRPDQLERLDVIYATDGIMFTKDIIQQFSDLKVPSLANKPRLFFVQACRGSSLDSGVPLPVGDLDMPDGEMPRVEVSPCPLYKDSLIMYATPPGYYAFRRPDTGSWFVRALCKVFSDQSPRKRSLNQLLTAVIKLVAQEYESQSANWNISKKKQTPCFQSMLTKDIYFKGN; this comes from the exons ATGATTATCATTAACAATGAGCACTTCAAGAGCCATGGCCCCAGACCCGGGACTGATGTTGATGTTGAGAACCTGAAGTCCACATTTACAGATCTTGGATTTGATATGCAGATTCACCATAACAAGACTTACAAGGAAatgatgaaaatatttaaaagcg CTGCAAAGAGGGACCACAGTCAGTCAGACTGCTTTGCCTGCATTGTATTGTCTCATGGGGATGAGGTTCGAATGATTGACAAACACAGACCAGACCAGCTGGAGAGACTTGATGTCATCTATGCAACGGATGGCATTATGTTTACCAAAGACATTATTCAACAGTTCAGCGATTTAAAAGTTCCATCATTGGCAAACAAACCACGACTCTTCTTTGTACAG GCTTGCCGTGGGTCATCTCTAGACTCAGGTGTTCCCCTGCCCGTGGGTGACCTAGACATGCCTGATGGAGAGATGCCGAGGGTGGAGGTCTCACCCTGCCCTCTATACAAGGACAGTCTCATCATGTATGCTACACCTCCAG GCTATTATGCATTCCGGCGCCCTGACACTGGCTCTTGGTTCGTGCGGGCTCTCTGTAAGGTGTTTTCTGACCAGTCACCACGGAAACGCTCTCTCAACCAGCTGCTGACTGCTGTCATCAAGTTGGTGGCACAGGAATACGAGTCCCAGTCTGCAAACTGGAATATTTCTAAGAAAAAGCAGACCCCTTGTTTCCAATCTATGTTGACTAAAGATATTTATTTCAAAGGAAATTGA
- the LOC127866582 gene encoding caspase-3-like isoform X1 → MDAGSDDSDKPVSHQGSIFKRLTSPFQNLFKREKLPSISWDPSDIYDFTHTNRGLMIIINNEHFKSHGPRPGTDVDVENLKSTFTDLGFDMQIHHNKTYKEMMKIFKSAAKRDHSQSDCFACIVLSHGDEVRMIDKHRPDQLERLDVIYATDGIMFTKDIIQQFSDLKVPSLANKPRLFFVQACRGSSLDSGVPLPVGDLDMPDGEMPRVEVSPCPLYKDSLIMYATPPGYYAFRRPDTGSWFVRALCKVFSDQSPRKRSLNQLLTAVIKLVAQEYESQSANWNISKKKQTPCFQSMLTKDIYFKGN, encoded by the exons ATGGATGCAGGCAGTG ATGATTCGGACAAACCTGTCTCTCATCAGGGAAGTATTTTCAAGAGATTGACTAG TCCATTTCAGAACTTGTTTAAAAGAGAAAAATTGCCATCCATTTCCTGGGACCCATCAGATATTTATGATTTTACCCACACAAACCGGGGTCTGATGATTATCATTAACAATGAGCACTTCAAGAGCCATGGCCCCAGACCCGGGACTGATGTTGATGTTGAGAACCTGAAGTCCACATTTACAGATCTTGGATTTGATATGCAGATTCACCATAACAAGACTTACAAGGAAatgatgaaaatatttaaaagcg CTGCAAAGAGGGACCACAGTCAGTCAGACTGCTTTGCCTGCATTGTATTGTCTCATGGGGATGAGGTTCGAATGATTGACAAACACAGACCAGACCAGCTGGAGAGACTTGATGTCATCTATGCAACGGATGGCATTATGTTTACCAAAGACATTATTCAACAGTTCAGCGATTTAAAAGTTCCATCATTGGCAAACAAACCACGACTCTTCTTTGTACAG GCTTGCCGTGGGTCATCTCTAGACTCAGGTGTTCCCCTGCCCGTGGGTGACCTAGACATGCCTGATGGAGAGATGCCGAGGGTGGAGGTCTCACCCTGCCCTCTATACAAGGACAGTCTCATCATGTATGCTACACCTCCAG GCTATTATGCATTCCGGCGCCCTGACACTGGCTCTTGGTTCGTGCGGGCTCTCTGTAAGGTGTTTTCTGACCAGTCACCACGGAAACGCTCTCTCAACCAGCTGCTGACTGCTGTCATCAAGTTGGTGGCACAGGAATACGAGTCCCAGTCTGCAAACTGGAATATTTCTAAGAAAAAGCAGACCCCTTGTTTCCAATCTATGTTGACTAAAGATATTTATTTCAAAGGAAATTGA
- the LOC127866577 gene encoding uncharacterized protein LOC127866577 isoform X3: MAEDVCRWSSLAPGVPLLVGDEAMSDVEMPDMELTQFEQAEETLCCCHGRRRVDVVAKSHRTVPRLPLVAMVRRMEVKSGKPGRGRAQLRREQMSSLVGSQRSASLSEAQQRKVQVPLSDTGRSNVNNKWLCEDFPPLLDASGLREGGAHSFGSHHSIGRDEMPLAFSQDFDVAAGSQASSMSSFDIHPDTGVRPKVLKKQFDFVKANQSLLEEYPLAKKTKRVGSLTRQNIEKFLQDSDNSSVSSAIAYAYTPDDAPMYEKYAVTLEDIRKARGKSHGEWNEHMLYDRLQSSNCLEYNQPDHSYQNESAKPSDVPYFKNITYSQSTNHIIHLGQAMDQNINSPASLSNKKPHNALDLKRTSNIAHSDGYIERINCQGTTMEFFHDDVELPSNGSQFSNVSNVTNNSDISLEECPDWEALEDDIYMSDSPDEAVEVSEPHLASSETEQEEALFGNASSVIDENQVEKINDPFVDDFQEVYPTILLQNGENAHGIKEVTNVAETQDTIGNSSSADTTDLSDINSEVEQIAKRLNMKDDKSNIAKICSAITMASSLPAINTSKLRGSAVAVEGEDVHSSDMEGFERVVNHKKKAHKKQKSTPIKKAPVAKENSIWRLYGRDVVQVDGLPSDVDLTHLHSLVNGFGVIKDSQVRTLNSMISVRYKLVNEEACEFCAQCLHNSECIVPGSNCVISCQHLDV; this comes from the exons ATGGCAGAAGAT GTTTGCCGTTGGTCATCTCTAGCCCCAGGTGTTCCCCTGCTTGTGGGTGATGAAGCTATGTCTGATGTAGAGATGCCTGATATGGAG tTAACACAGTTTGAGCAAGCGGAAGAGACTCTTTGTTGTTGCCATGGACGAAGACGCGTGGATGTAGTTGCAAAAAGTCACAGAACTGTGCCCAGGCTTCCATTGGTAGCTATGGTCAGAAGGATGGAG GTGAAGAGTGGCAAGCCAGGTCGGGGTCGTGCACAATTAAGGAGGGAGCAGATGTCAAGTCTTGTTGGTAGCCAGAGGTCAGCATCCCTCTCTGAAGCGCAGCAAAGAAAAGTGCAA GTACCTCTAAGTGATACAGGGCGGTCAAATGTCAACAACAAATGGCTTTGTGAGGATTTTCCACCTTTATTAG ATGCAAGTGGTCTCAGGGAGGGGGGTGCCCATAGTTTTGGAAGTCACCATTCTATTGGACGAGATGAGATGCCTTTAGCTTTTTCTCAGGACTTTGATGTGGCAGCTGGCAGCCAAGCCAgtagcatgtcaagttttgataTCCATCCAGATACTGGTGTGAGACCAAAagtgttaaaaaaacaatttgattttgtAAAAGCAAATCAGTCCTTATTAGAAGAATATCCACTAGCAAAAAAGACCAAAAGAGTCGGGAGTCTTACTAGACAAAACATTGAGAAGTTCTTACAAGACAGTGACAATAGTAGTGTCTCATCAGCGATAGCCTATGCTTATACACCAGATGATGCCCCCATGTATGAGAAATATGCAGTAACGCTGGAGGACATTCGAAAAGCAAGGGGAAAAAGTCATGGAGAATGGAATGAACATATGCTGTATGATAGATTACAGTCTAGTAATTGTTTGGAGTATAACCAGCCAGATCATAGTTATCAAAATGAAAGTGCCAAACCCTCTGATGTTCCATATTTTAAGAATATCACTTACTCACAGTCAACAAATCATATCATTCACCTTGGACAAGCCATGGATCAGAACATCAATTCCCCTGCTTCTTTGTCAAATAAAAAGCCTCACAATGCCCTTGATTTGAAAAGGACTTCTAATATTGCTCACAGTGACGGTTACATTGAAAGAATCAATTGCCAAGGTACTACAATGGAATTCTTCCACGATGATGTTGAACTACCGTCCAATGGCAGTCAGTTCTCTAATGTTTCCAATGTTACCAATAACAGTGATATTTCTCTGGAGGAGTGTCCAGACTGGGAGGCTCTTGAGGATGACATCTACATGTCTGACTCGCCTGATGAAGCCGTGGAAGTATCTGAACCACATCTTGCATCATCTGAAACAGAACAAGAAGAAGCTTTGTTTGGTAATGCTTCAAGTGTCATCGATGAAAATCAGGTTGAAAAAATCAATGATCCATTTGTAGATGATTTTCAAGAGGTTTATCCTACTATTTTGCTTCAAAATGGTGAAAATGCTCATGGAATTAAAGAAGTTACAAATGTGGCTGAAACTCAAGATACGATAGGCAACAGTAGTTCTGCTGACACTACAGATTTGAGTGATATTAATTCGGAGGTGGAACAAATCGCCAAAAGGCTCAATATGAAGGATGATAAAAGCAATATTGCCAAAATATGCAGCGCAATAACTATGGCATCAAGTTTACCAGCCATCAACACCAGTAAACTGCGGGGTAGTGCAGTGGCGGTAGAAGGTGAGGATGTCCATAGCTCAGATATGGAAGGCTTTGAAAGAGTGGTCAACCACAAGAAGAAAGCTCACAAGAAGCAGAAAAGTACTCCAATAAAAAAGGCTCCTGTTGCCAAAGAAAACTCAATATGGAGGCTCTATGGACGGGATGTTGTGCAG GTTGATGGGTTGCCTAGCGATGTAGACTTAACACACCTGCACTCACTGGTCAATGGGTTTGGTGTGATCAAGGACAGCCAAGTGAGGACCTTGAATTCCATGATCTCAGTTAGATACAA GTTGGTGAATGAAGAAGCCTGTGAATTCTGCGCCCAATGTTTGCACAACTCAGAATGTATAGTACCAG GAAGTAATTGTGTGATATCGTGCCAGCACTTAGatgtttga